In the Engystomops pustulosus chromosome 2, aEngPut4.maternal, whole genome shotgun sequence genome, one interval contains:
- the RHOC gene encoding rho-related GTP-binding protein RhoC — protein MAAIRKKLVIVGDGACGKTCLLIVFSKDQFPEVYVPTVFENYIADIEVDGKQVELALWDTAGQEDYDRLRPLSYPDTDVILMCFSIDSPDSLENIPEKWTPEVKHFCPNVPIILVGNKKDLRNDEHTRRELTKMKQEPVKPEDGREMANRINAFGYLECSAKTKDGVREVFEMATRAALQVRKHRKKQRCAIL, from the exons ATGGCAGCGATTCGAAAAAAGCTGGTGATTGTCGGAGATGGTGCATGCGGGAAAACCTGTCTGTTAATTGTGTTTAGCAAGGATCAGTTTCCTGAGGTATATGTGCCAACTGTCTTTGAGAACTACATCGCTGATATTGAAGTAGATGGAAAACAG GTGGAACTAGCTCTGTGGGACACGGCAGGACAGGAGGATTACGACAGACTGCGCCCACTCTCATACCCTGATACTGATGTTATTCTGATGTGTTTCTCGATTGACAGTCCAGACAGTTTAG AGAACATTCCTGAAAAGTGGACTCCTGAAGTGAAACACTTCTGCCCTAATGTACCCATCATCTTAGTTGGCAACAAAAAAGATCTTCGAAATGATGAACATACCCGGAGGGAGCTAACAAAGATGAAAcaa GAGCCAGTCAAGCCCGAAGATGGAAGAGAAATGGCCAATAGAATTAATGCCTTTGGTTATCTTGAATGTTCTGCTAAGACCAAGGATGGAGTGCGGGAAGTGTTTGAAATGGCAACGCGGGCAGCACTGCAAGTCCGGAAACACAGGAAGAAGCAACGTTGCGCCATTCTATAA